From a single Phalacrocorax aristotelis chromosome 1, bGulAri2.1, whole genome shotgun sequence genomic region:
- the CEP97 gene encoding centrosomal protein of 97 kDa, whose product MAAAVGAAGKTEAASPGGGGLAVNWSGQGLQKLGPTIPCDADTHTLILDKNQIIKLEHLEKCRNLMQLSVANNRLVRMMGVAKLTKLRVLNLPHNSIGYVEGLKDLVHLEWLNLAGNNIKAIEQINSCLSLQHLDLSDNNIAQLGDLSKLTSLKTLLLHGNIITLLRTAPVCLPQNLTVLSLAENEIRDLNEVSFLASLRQLEQLSIMNNPCVMATPSIPGFDYRPYIVSWCLNLKVLDGYVISQKESLKAEWLYSQGKGRLYRPGQHVQLVQYLATVCPLISTYGLQTEEDAKLEKILSKQRLHQRQLMHQNQNEGPPTSSTPNKTLPVTYEHSSPAQPPQSVLESEPIIQKNSWVGPSANDDHSYAVKNTFLERSFCKELYLEDIQTDEDKLNSSLLSSESTFMPVASGLSPVSPTLDLKLHGMNLGLEDGNNTGIECVKDVNRGEMANKQEASCATREHLNRAGGSVETQENIKENMPLLPSDPVTASLTTNTSNCSASSETSTSVGAESGVTTLCPDEMAGESSDSLAVVDQGTAELQRMTKAATKLQACWRGFYTRNYHPRAKEVRYEIRLNRMQEHIICLTDEIEKLRKEREEDKIQRLVQEEAIRFLWNQVKSLQQWQLSVTQNLGATWQPVIPSASTFCPPEPSIPSSRLEQEAPPDRDSAWLVPASDALQEKSLLQFPDSGFHSSMGDHAHAGDLCSSEKSLTEGTESSLSVETVKQCGNSVSAYSSDAEDDHGECRQSKESSSNEQDNRLIQEYLKSVQQLEEADEGTNCNEEAEGSWPQITVSAESQDSLSDTVSLGLPQDTSSPARGEISQTPESCKLNSGIVEGKQTDCDSSFQMLHVGIAV is encoded by the exons ATGGCGGCGGCCGTGGGGGCTGCGGGGAAGACGGAGGCCGCCTCGCCGGGCGGAGGGG GCTTGGCAGTCAACTGGTCAGGTCAAGGATTGCAAAAACTGGGTCCAACCATACCTTGCGATGCTGATACTCACACGCTGATTCTGGACAAAAACCAGATAATTAAACTGGAACACTTGGAGAAGTGCAGGAATCTGATGCAG CTTTCTGTAGCCAACAATCGTTTGGTGCGAATGATGGGTGTAGCAAAACTGACTAAGCTCCGGGTGCTTAACTTGCCTCATAATAGTATTGGGTATGTGGAAGGGCTGAAGGATTTGGTGCACCTGGAATGGCTGAACTTAGCAGGAAATAATATTAAG GCCATTGAACAAATCAATTCCTGTCTATCTCTTCAGCATCTTGATTTGTCAGACAATAACATAGCTCAATTAGGCGATCTCTCCAAGCTTACGTCGCTGAAG actCTGTTGCTACATGGAAATATTATAACTTTGCTTCGCACTGCCCCTGTTTGCCTACCTCAGAATTTGACTGTTCTTTCTTTGGCAGAAAATGAGATCAGAGACTTAAATGAG GTTTCTTTCCTGGCCTCTCTTCGTCAATTGGAACAGCTGTCAATTATGAATAATCCTTGTGTGATGGCCACGCCTTCTATCCCTGGCTTTGACTACAGGCCATATATTGTCAGCTGGTGTCTGAACCTTAAAGTTCTTGACGGATATGTGATTTCTCAGAAGGAAAG TTTGAAAGCAGAATGGCTCTACAGTCAAGGTAAAGGAAGATTATACCGACCTGGACAGCATGTTCAGTTAGTGCAGTACTTGGCTACTGTTTGTCCTCTTATATCTACATACGGACTCCAGACTGAAGAGGAtgccaaactggaaaaaatactaAGTAAGCAAAG GCTCCACCAGAGGCAGTTGAtgcatcaaaaccaaaatgaagggCCACCTACATCCTCTACTCCCAACAAAACACTGCCAGTTACTTATGAACACAGCAGTCCAGCCCAGCCACCCCAGAGTGTTCTTGAAAGTG AACCTATCATCCAGAAGAATTCTTGGGTTGGACCAAGTGCAAATGATGATCATTCCTATGCAGTAAAGAACACTTTTCTTGAAAGAAGTTTTTGCAAGGAGCTATACCTTGAAGATATACAGACAGATGAAGACAAACTAAATAGCAGCCTTTTATCCTCAGAGTCTACTTTCATGCCAGTTGCTTCAGGATTGTCTCCAGTGTCTCCTACTTTGGACCTGAAACTACATGGAATGAATTTGGGCCTGGAAGATGGTAACAATACAGGGATTGAATGTGTGAAAGATGTTAATAGAGGAGAAATGGCTAACAAGCAAGAAGCTTCATGTGCTACAAGAGAGCACTTgaacagagcaggaggaagtgTGGAAACTCAAGAGAATATCAAAGAGAATATGCCGTTGCTGCCTTCTGACCCAGTAACAGCTAGCCTGACTACTAATACTAGCAACTGTTCAGCATCCTCTGAAACCAGCACCTCAGTAGGCGCTGAATCGGGAGTTACAACTCTCTGTCCTGATGAGATGGCAGGAGAGAGTTCTGATTCATTAGCTGTTGTCGATCAAGGCACAGCTGAACTGCAAAGAATGACTAAAGCAGCTACCAAGCTTCAAGCCTGCTGGAGAGGATTTTACACAAGGAACTATCATCCCCGAGCCAAGGAAGTGCGGTATGAAATTCGACTGAACAGAATGCAGGAGCATATCATTTGCTTAACTGATGAAATAGAAAA actaagaaaagaaagagaggaagataaGATTCAGAGGCTTGTACAGGAGGAAGCTATCAGATTTCTTTGGAACCAG GTCAAATCCCTTCAACAATGGCAGCTGTCAGTGACACAAAATTTAGGTGCCACTTGGCAACCTGTGATCCCTTCAGCCAGTACTTTCTGTCCACCTGAACCATCTATTCCATCATCCAGACTTGAGCAAGAAGCCCCACCAGATCGTGATTCTGCTTGGTTAGTTCCAGCTAGTGATGCTCTTCAGGAAAAGTCTTTGTTGCAGTTCCCAGATTCTGGTTTTCATTCTTCCATGGGGGATCATGCTCATGCTGGTGACCTGTGTAGCTCTGAAAAGAGTTTAACGGAAGGAACCGAGAGCTCTCTTTCAGTGGAAACTGTAAAACAATGTGGCAATTCTGTTTCAGCATATTCTTCAGATGCGGAGGATGACCATGGGGAATGTAGGCAAAGTAAAGAGAGCTCTAGTAATGAGCAGGACAACAGGCTAATACAAGAGTATTTGAAGTCTgttcagcagctggaggaggctgaTGAAGGGACAAATTGCAATGAGGAAGCAGAGGGTAGCTGGCCACAAATCACTGTTTCAGCAGAAAGCCAAGATTCTTTGTCTGACACTGTCTCTCTAGGTCTCCCTCAAGATACATCTTCCCCTGCCCGAGGTGAAATCAGTCAGACACCAGAAAGCTGCAAACTGAATTCAGGAATAGTAGAAGGGAAGCAAACAGACTGTGATTCTTCATTTCAGATGCTGCATGTTGGGATAGCTGTATAG
- the RPL24 gene encoding large ribosomal subunit protein eL24 produces the protein MKVELCSFSGYKIYPGHGRRYARTDGKVFQFLNAKCESAFLSKRNPRQINWTVLYRRKHKKGQSEEIQKKRTRRAVKFQRAITGASLAEIMAKRNQKPEVRKAQREQAIRAAKEAKKAKQATKKTAVSAAKAPTKAAPKQKIVKPVKVSAPRVGGKR, from the exons ATGAA GGTCGAGCTGTGCAGTTTCAGCGGGTACAAGATCTACCCGGGTCACGGGCGCCGCTACGCCCGCACCGACGGCAAG gtttttcagttcttaaatGCAAAATGCGAGTCTGCATTCCTTTCCAAGAGAAACCCCCGTCAAATCAACTGGACTGTTCTGTACAGACGTAAACACAAGAAAGGACAGTCA GAAGAGATACAAAAAAAGCGCACGCGTCGTGCTGTTAAGTTTCAGAGGGCTATCACTGGTGCATCTTTAGCCGAGATTATGGCTAAACGAAACCAGAAGCCTGAAGTACGAAAGGCGCAGAGGGAACAAGCTATTAG GGCTGCAAAAGAAGCCAAGAAGGCTAAGCAGGCAACCaagaaaacagctgtttctgctgcaaag GCTCCTACAAAGGCAGCACCTAAGCAGAAGATTGTGAAACCAGTCAAGGTTTCTGCTCCCCGTGTTGGTGGAAAGCGCTAA